From the Cupriavidus necator N-1 genome, one window contains:
- a CDS encoding porin has protein sequence MRRMGALLVVAVAAVPGIAAAQSGVTIFGVADLYTEYVKSGANHVARVEDGGLYQSRWGLRGKEELAPGLSTVFTLETGLALDSGTAQQGGRLFGRQAWVGLSSKDWGALTLGRQNTPIYYIEGQASAFGFSPYGPLGRLQNGGPAGSSLTARADNSIRYESPELAGLQGSVIYSFGAERTSAPRDADRLAAGGLTYARGPLWLGLAYERTYSIGAVTDADRDERAIGATYEFPWVKLFANVRQATRWVPGQATLKDRGFHVGTTIPVGGAGLVLLAYGMQQSVGTPNRGQQASIGYQYSMSKRTTLYANASKIWNTNKANYTFSNIPNEVTASSVSDPRGVMMGMRHLF, from the coding sequence ATGAGAAGAATGGGAGCGCTCTTGGTAGTGGCGGTGGCAGCGGTGCCGGGCATAGCGGCGGCACAATCGGGGGTGACCATTTTTGGCGTAGCCGATCTCTACACCGAGTATGTCAAATCCGGGGCAAATCATGTCGCGCGGGTCGAGGACGGCGGGCTGTATCAATCGCGCTGGGGCTTGCGGGGCAAGGAGGAACTGGCGCCGGGACTGTCCACGGTATTTACACTGGAGACCGGCCTTGCACTGGACAGCGGCACCGCCCAGCAGGGAGGACGCCTGTTTGGCCGCCAGGCCTGGGTCGGCCTGAGCAGCAAGGACTGGGGTGCGCTGACGCTTGGCCGGCAGAACACGCCGATCTACTACATCGAAGGGCAGGCGTCGGCCTTCGGCTTCTCGCCGTATGGCCCGCTCGGTCGCCTGCAGAACGGCGGCCCCGCAGGCAGCAGCCTGACCGCGCGCGCAGACAATTCCATCAGGTACGAAAGTCCCGAACTTGCCGGGCTGCAGGGCAGCGTAATCTATTCATTCGGCGCCGAGCGGACCAGCGCGCCACGCGACGCCGACCGGCTGGCGGCCGGCGGGCTAACTTATGCTCGCGGTCCGCTGTGGCTGGGCCTTGCCTACGAACGCACCTACAGCATCGGCGCGGTAACGGATGCCGACCGCGACGAGCGCGCGATCGGCGCCACCTACGAATTCCCTTGGGTGAAGTTGTTCGCCAACGTACGCCAGGCCACGCGATGGGTGCCAGGGCAGGCGACTCTTAAGGACCGCGGTTTCCACGTCGGCACGACCATTCCCGTGGGAGGCGCTGGACTGGTACTGCTGGCATACGGCATGCAGCAATCGGTCGGCACGCCGAACCGCGGCCAGCAGGCTTCGATCGGCTACCAGTACTCGATGTCCAAGCGCACAACGCTCTATGCCAACGCCAGCAAGATCTGGAACACGAACAAGGCCAACTACACATTCTCGAACATCCCCAATGAGGTCACGGCAAGCAGCGTGTCCGACCCGCGCGGGGTCATGATGGGCATGCGCCATCTCTTCTGA
- a CDS encoding BTAD domain-containing putative transcriptional regulator yields MKVAPGGLDFLRATLHLTHDMARLKIEVLGGLQVRLAGQHGSLAFPTRKSKAILAYLALSPGMLRSREQLASVLWERSAEEQARASLRQTLSSLRRVLPNAPPILNAEPDAIWLDGQFVEVDALQFTSLATERSPDSLSKAVALYRGALLDGFSLREEPFEQWMIIERRWFHERAVEVFTELVGHYEQSGEFDRAIATASRVLALDPSLEWAHALLMRLYARTGRRNAAVRQYQECVRVLNTELGIAPAESTQRLAAQIQQDSGGAREPAGPAVAVGEPAKQSGIASRAGYAADSATALPAERKHLSVLCARVREPISVIDQETALERVDAVLKAMVDSVQRFGGLVTQLRSDGVTALFGAPVAHEEHAVEACYAALAMRARISALIERSLDVRIGVHSGEAVVRTIGDEGSQHYDALGSVPQIANQIDVALAAGEIGVSADTARCAEGFIELSDLRARSLPGATPPLEIFTLGTKSELRLRWNARTVRGLTHFVGRDTEMASLQGMLARAGHSAGQVCAVVGEPGVGKSRLVHEFVNSEQAAGWTKFETGATSRDTSAIYLPLANLLRTWFGIGTHDTLDGAAEKLRRGVDAVDPALAWTCPALAAMLDLPPDDPQWDMATPPQRRKRTLEAIASLMIRASEHRPSILVVEDLHWIDDGTQAVLDHLVDFIGASRVMLLVTHRPEYRHTWSGKSYFAQLHVDSLGTEGAKQLLQSLLGDGSELSALRRHLIERTGCTPFFLEESVRALADSGALVGQKGAYQMARTIDTFDIPSTVHAVLASRIDRLSAQQKALLQMAAVIGHEFPVDLLEPIANLDRERLLDLLADLQAAEFLYQTRLLPHQQYTFKHALTHRVAYASVLKERRRPIHVQLVGVIEQLYTQRLDEHVELLAHHALAGELWDKAVHYLYQSAGKALQRFAYQQAVDHLNRGLEIIRMLPRSPALLRQELEYQKVLGVTMMAAKGWAAKEVLDAYTRARALCEELGDESELFTVLRGEGQYRMIRGESEIARELGNRCTALTAGSHDPGMQIETHHLFWTNSFFMGEYAASEFHSRSGMVLYERERDHPLTFKYSGHDPGVCCRCFTALVQCLRGYPDKSLAICDEALGLAQELRHPLTTALTYWACSFAHILRGEPELAKQWAAREIAVCDEYMLPLLLSQGKFQLGWSLAQMGDLDEGIERMREGISAISATGAEMGLPYFNALLGEALGCAGKPEAGLVEIDRALAAVNRHGGRFQLSEMLRLKGELLATRHPMQRNEALATLHEAIAVAQRQGAGLPGLRAAISLARQLAAAGDIQHACAVLQPACDSIREGSDLTDVRTAQTLLAELKNR; encoded by the coding sequence GTGAAAGTCGCGCCGGGCGGACTAGACTTTTTGAGAGCGACGCTTCACCTCACGCACGACATGGCCCGGCTCAAGATAGAAGTCCTCGGAGGCTTGCAAGTCCGGCTTGCCGGACAGCATGGATCGCTCGCTTTTCCCACCAGGAAAAGCAAGGCCATCCTGGCCTACCTTGCCCTGTCGCCGGGGATGCTGCGGTCGCGAGAGCAACTGGCAAGCGTGCTTTGGGAGCGCAGTGCGGAAGAGCAGGCAAGGGCCAGTTTGCGGCAGACTCTGTCGAGCTTGCGCCGGGTCCTGCCGAACGCGCCCCCAATCTTGAACGCGGAGCCGGATGCCATATGGCTTGACGGACAGTTCGTGGAAGTCGACGCGCTGCAATTCACGAGCCTCGCGACTGAACGATCTCCTGACTCCCTGTCGAAAGCTGTTGCACTCTATCGGGGCGCCCTACTCGATGGTTTCAGCCTTCGTGAAGAACCGTTCGAGCAGTGGATGATCATCGAGCGTCGCTGGTTTCATGAACGCGCCGTGGAAGTGTTCACCGAACTCGTCGGCCATTACGAACAATCTGGCGAATTTGATCGTGCAATTGCGACGGCAAGCAGAGTATTGGCCTTGGACCCGTCACTCGAATGGGCCCATGCGCTGCTTATGAGGCTGTATGCGAGGACGGGACGCCGGAACGCTGCTGTCCGCCAGTACCAGGAATGCGTCCGAGTGCTCAATACCGAACTCGGCATTGCCCCGGCCGAGAGCACTCAACGTCTGGCTGCTCAAATCCAGCAGGATTCAGGCGGAGCTAGAGAGCCTGCAGGTCCGGCCGTGGCTGTCGGGGAACCGGCTAAGCAGTCCGGGATTGCGTCGCGCGCTGGCTACGCAGCGGATAGCGCAACGGCATTGCCGGCGGAGCGCAAGCACCTGAGTGTGCTCTGCGCCCGCGTACGCGAACCCATCAGCGTCATCGATCAGGAGACGGCACTTGAGCGCGTCGACGCTGTATTGAAGGCAATGGTCGACTCCGTTCAGCGATTCGGCGGCCTCGTCACCCAACTCAGAAGCGATGGTGTCACAGCACTATTTGGAGCGCCCGTCGCACACGAAGAGCATGCGGTGGAAGCCTGTTATGCAGCGCTCGCGATGCGCGCACGCATTTCGGCACTCATTGAGCGATCCCTGGATGTGCGAATTGGCGTACATTCCGGCGAGGCTGTCGTCCGGACGATTGGCGACGAGGGGTCGCAGCACTATGACGCGCTCGGCTCCGTACCGCAGATCGCGAATCAGATCGATGTCGCGCTCGCGGCCGGAGAGATCGGCGTGAGCGCGGACACGGCGAGATGTGCCGAAGGGTTCATCGAACTTTCGGATCTTCGCGCGAGATCGCTTCCTGGTGCGACGCCCCCCCTTGAGATCTTCACGCTGGGGACAAAGTCCGAGTTGCGTCTTCGCTGGAACGCTCGTACCGTACGCGGCCTCACGCATTTTGTCGGCCGCGACACAGAGATGGCCAGTTTGCAGGGGATGCTTGCGCGTGCCGGACACAGCGCTGGCCAGGTATGCGCCGTCGTCGGGGAACCGGGCGTGGGAAAGTCTCGCCTCGTGCATGAGTTTGTCAACTCGGAACAGGCGGCCGGGTGGACAAAATTCGAAACGGGCGCGACATCGCGCGACACGAGCGCGATCTATCTTCCCCTGGCCAATCTGCTCCGGACGTGGTTCGGCATCGGGACGCATGACACACTGGATGGGGCCGCCGAGAAGCTTCGTCGCGGCGTCGACGCGGTCGACCCGGCGCTCGCCTGGACGTGTCCTGCGCTGGCTGCAATGCTGGACCTACCGCCGGATGATCCGCAGTGGGACATGGCGACTCCGCCGCAAAGGCGCAAGCGCACACTCGAAGCGATTGCCTCTCTCATGATCCGAGCGAGTGAGCACCGCCCATCGATCCTCGTTGTCGAGGATCTGCACTGGATCGATGACGGCACGCAGGCCGTGCTCGATCATCTCGTCGACTTCATCGGTGCGTCACGCGTGATGCTTCTCGTGACCCATCGACCCGAGTATCGGCACACATGGTCTGGCAAGAGCTATTTTGCCCAGCTGCACGTGGACAGTCTCGGCACCGAAGGCGCGAAGCAGCTGCTGCAGTCGCTGCTCGGCGACGGCAGCGAGCTTTCCGCCCTTAGGCGTCACCTGATCGAGCGCACGGGATGCACACCGTTTTTCCTGGAAGAATCCGTTCGTGCGCTCGCAGATTCGGGCGCACTGGTTGGCCAAAAAGGCGCATACCAGATGGCGCGAACGATAGACACGTTCGATATTCCATCAACCGTGCATGCAGTTCTCGCTTCGCGGATCGATCGCCTGTCCGCGCAGCAGAAGGCCCTTCTGCAGATGGCGGCCGTGATCGGCCATGAATTTCCCGTCGATCTTCTTGAGCCGATAGCCAATCTCGATCGCGAGCGGCTACTCGATCTGCTCGCCGATCTGCAAGCGGCTGAATTCCTCTATCAGACCCGCTTGTTGCCGCATCAGCAATATACCTTCAAGCATGCGCTCACGCATCGAGTCGCATATGCAAGCGTACTCAAGGAGCGAAGACGCCCTATTCACGTGCAGCTTGTGGGCGTCATCGAGCAACTTTACACGCAACGTCTTGACGAGCATGTCGAACTCCTCGCGCATCACGCGCTTGCTGGCGAACTTTGGGACAAGGCTGTTCACTATCTGTACCAATCCGCGGGCAAGGCGCTGCAGCGGTTCGCGTATCAGCAGGCCGTTGATCACCTGAACAGAGGGCTCGAGATCATCCGGATGTTGCCTCGCTCTCCTGCGCTGCTCAGGCAAGAGCTCGAGTATCAAAAGGTCCTTGGCGTGACCATGATGGCAGCGAAGGGTTGGGCGGCAAAAGAAGTCCTTGACGCGTATACGCGAGCAAGGGCGCTCTGCGAGGAGCTTGGAGACGAGAGCGAACTGTTCACCGTACTGCGGGGAGAAGGACAGTATCGGATGATCCGTGGTGAGTCAGAAATCGCCCGCGAACTTGGTAACCGGTGCACAGCTCTGACCGCGGGCTCGCATGATCCCGGGATGCAAATCGAGACGCATCATCTTTTCTGGACGAACAGCTTTTTCATGGGGGAATATGCTGCTTCAGAGTTTCATAGCAGAAGCGGAATGGTCCTTTACGAGCGAGAGCGAGACCACCCGCTGACATTCAAATACTCTGGACATGATCCTGGTGTGTGCTGCCGGTGCTTCACCGCGCTGGTTCAGTGCCTGCGTGGATACCCGGACAAATCACTGGCGATCTGCGACGAGGCGCTGGGGCTCGCGCAAGAACTCCGTCATCCACTGACGACCGCTTTGACCTATTGGGCATGCAGCTTCGCACATATCTTGCGGGGCGAGCCTGAACTGGCGAAGCAGTGGGCTGCACGGGAAATTGCAGTTTGCGATGAGTACATGCTGCCCTTGCTGCTGTCGCAAGGTAAGTTTCAGCTGGGTTGGTCGCTGGCGCAAATGGGCGATCTCGACGAAGGCATAGAAAGGATGCGGGAGGGAATTTCAGCAATCAGCGCAACCGGTGCGGAAATGGGGCTGCCATACTTCAATGC